The stretch of DNA CGATAATGTGACCGCCAAGCACTTGTTGAATATTAAGCGGATGGCGTATGGCATCAAGGAAGTCGAACTGCCGAAAAACGATGTGACGTCCGGCGGGGAAACTGAAGACCAGGTCGTATCCCAAGTGCTGCAATCGATGGATGCAAGTGTCGATGAAGCGATGGTAAAGAATCTGGTCCATGAGATTGTAAAACAATTATCCAAATAAATGACAGGAGGAAACAATTATGAATAGAGAAGGTACAGCATTAGGAATGGTGGAAACAAAAGGATTGGTTGGAGCGGTTGAAGCAGCAGATGCAATGGTGAAGGCAGCTAGCGTCAATCTTGTGGGAAAAGTACATGTTGGTGGAGGAATCGTGACGGTTATGGTGCGCGGTGACGTAGGAGCAGTGAAGGCCGCAACAGATGCAGGCGCAGCAGCTGCACAACGTGTAGGCGAATTGCTATCGGTCCATGTCATTCCAAGACCGCATAACGAATTGGAAATGATCTTGCCTAAATTGGATAACTAATAGTTGTGCTTGTAACGGAAAGGCGGTATCGAGATGGATCAACAATTAATTGAACAGATTGTCGGAGAAGTCCTGGGCCAATTGGCAAAAGGACAACAGGAACTGCCCGCCAATACGATTCCGATTGCCGTTTCCGCCCGTCATCTTCATCTGTCCCCGCAACACGTGGAAACCTTGTTCGGGAAAGGGTATGAACTGACACAACGATCGGAGCTTTCCCAGCCCGGCCAGTTCGCGGCAAATGAAACCGTCGTGATCGCCGGACCGAAAGGAAGCATTTCCAACGTCCGTGTGCTTGGACCGACCCGACCGCAGACACAAGTGGAAATCAGCTGGACGGATGCCATGAAAATCGGCGTACGTCCGCCGATCCGCGAATCAGGGGATATAAATGGTTCGGCGCCGATTACGATCATTGGGCCGCAGGGAAGTCTCTTTTTGGAAGAGGGGCTCATCATTGCCCAATCCCATATCCATATGTCGCCATCTGATGCAAACCGATTGGATGTCCAAGATGGTGAAGTCGTGACTGTGGAAGTGGACGGCATCCGGCCGATTGCTTATCGGAATGTGAAAATCCGGGTTTCGGACCGTTATCGATTGGAAATGCACATTGATACGGACGAAGCGAATGCGGGCTTCATTTCAAAAGGGGCGAATGGCAGGCTCGTAAAATCCGGCCAACCGTCCGTTCCGACAAACGTCGAACGGCCCGTTTCCACTCCAACGAAAACAGTTTACGAGTTCGGCAAGAAATTGCTGACGAATGATGATGTGAGAGCCATTGAAGAACCGGAAATTCTTTTGGAAAAAGGGACGATCGTAACCGCCCTTGCCCGGGATACGGCTCGAGAACTCGGCAAATCTATTTCGTTTAGAAAATAGAAGAAGGTGAAGCGGCATGCGAATGGGGAAAGTTATCGGCAATGTTTGGGCGACCCGGAAAGAAGAAGGTTTACAAGGCTTGAAATTACTGGTCATTCAGCCGGTGGATGGATACGGCCGACCGATTCGCACACATTTTGTTGCTGCCGATCGCATCGGGGCGGGAATCGGAGATCATGTGTTGATCACGAGCGGAGGCTCTTCCCGGTTCATCGATCGGGATAACCCGGTTCCAATTGATGCGGTAGTTGTAGGAATCATTGATTCAACCGAAGTGGAGAGAGGTGAGTCTGATGAGTCAAGCGATAGGAATGATTGAAACGAAAGGGCTGGTCGGTTCGATTGAAGCGGCGGATGCCATGATCAAAGCGTCCAATGTAAGACTGGTCAAGCAGGAATTTATCGATGGAGGCCTTGTTACAGTCATTGTACAAGGGGATGTCGGTGCGGTCCAAGCTGCAGTGGATGCCGGCCGGGATGCGGCGAATCGAGTGGGTGAACTAGTCGGTTCCCACGTCATTCCCCGTCCGGATGGAACGGTCTATGACATGGTGAAGCCGTCGGATCCGGCACCGCCACAAATCGAGAAACCACAAAAAGCGAAAGCGGCCGTCAAAAAGGATTCGGCTCCAAAGAGTCCGGAGGCTTAACGTTGGAAGGGGTGAATCTCATTGGCTTTTCGAAGACCTAAAATCGCGGTGATCGGCGCAGGATACACCGGTGCAACGGTTGCGCTGCTCGTCGCTCAAAAAGAACTAGGGGATGTCGTGCTCGTCGATATTCCGGAACAAGAAGGACCTGTTAAAGGCAAGGCGCTGGATATGCTTCAAGCGGGAGCGGTCCAACGATTCAATTCGAAGATTTCCGGCACGTCCGACTATGGGCAGATTCAAGATGCCGATATGGTAATCATTACAGCGGGCATTGCGAGAAAGCCAGGCATGAGCCGGGACGATCTTGTCAATACGAATGCGAAAATTATGCGGGCTGTCTCGGAACAGGTGCGCCGCTATGCTCCGGATAGTATTATTCTGATTCTAAGCAATCCGGTCGATGCGATGACGTATGTCTGCTATAAAACGACAGGATTTCCGAAACATCGCGTAATCGGACAATCAGGCGTATTGGACACGGCCCGTTTCAATACCTTTGTCGCAGAAGAGTTGAACATTTCGGTGGAAGATATTTCAGGATTCGTGCTAGGCGGACACGGGGATGATATGGTGCCCCTTGTACGGTATTCCTACGCAGGCGGAATTCCGTTGGAAAATATCATACCGAAAGAACGGTTGGACGCGATTGTGGCACGGACCCGAAAAGGCGGCGGCGAAATCGTTTCGCTATTAGGAAACGGCAGTGCCTATTATGCGCCGGCCGCGTCACTCGTGGAAATGGCGGAAGCGATTATCTTGGATAAAAAGAGAATCCTCCCAGCCATTGCCTACCTGGAAGGCGAATATGGCTATTCGGATCTGTATGTCGGCGTTCCGACAGTCCTTGGCGGAAATGGGCTCGAAAGCATTATCGAGCTGCCGCTAACGGAAGAAGAAAAATCAGCCTTCGCCCAATCGGTAGAGTCGGTGCGGAGTGTTATTGAAATCTGCAAGAATTGATATCAAAATAGCGCAAAAAAAGTGAAAGACAAGAGCCTCTAAGTTAGGATTGACTTAGAAGGCTCTTTTTTTATGGGCGTTTTTTAAATGAAGGGCTGGGTTTTGCAACGAAGTGGGGGGAGGTTTCCAACCAAGTTATGGAGATGTCCAACGAATGGGGAGGGTTGTCCAACGAAAGCGAGGTTTCCAACCAAGTTGCGGGGGTGTCCAACCAACGGGCGTGGGTTTCCAACCAAGTCATGGGGATGTCCAACGAATGGGGAGAGTTGTTCAACGAAAGCGGGTTTTCCAACACCCACAGTCTTTAATTAGGGATTACTGAACAACCCTCATCAAGCTACCTTAAGGATAAGTTTCTTGGAAAATAAACGTTCCGATTTTTCGATTGAATGTAGGAAAAACGACAAAAAAGTATCCCGGAGGATCTTTTCGAGGTTCATGATGACCAGCTGGAGGGCAATCGTCGTCTCGCTTGTGGTTTGCAGGCGTGTTCGAATAAGACCCAGCCCGTATGCGCGTTTGCCTTCGCCGAATTTCCCTTCGATGGCGTTGCGCTCGCCGTGGTCCTGTTTCTCCAACTTCTTCTGTTCTGCACGTACATGCTGGTCTTTGGCGGGCCTGCCGAGTTTCGGACCGCTCAACCGAATTCCGAGTTCTTGACAGAACTTCCGGTTGTCCCGGGTTCTGTAGATGGTATCCGCCAGGACGGCTTCCGGATAGTGGCCGAACCGTTCCTTGTACGCCAGGATAGCGTCTTTCAATAGGGTTCCTTCATTGTAGGCGTCCCATTGCAGCGTCTCAAGATACGCATACCCATCGACCAGACTGACAGAGAGTTTTGCGCCGAATTCGACGGATGCTTTCGCTTTTCCCCGGACAATCGGACGGATATACGGCTGCGCAATGCTGACTACGCGGTCCTGGATGGAATGAGTATCGCCCTCGAACAGGATGGTTTGCTGACGGAACAGCTCCTGGATGACCAGCAGGTCTTTGTACTGTGCCCGTGTCAGCCTGTCGAGCCCGACTTCATTCGCAAGATCTTCCACGTGCTTCAAATCTCGACGAACATAGGAAAGCTGTCCCTTCAGGCAAGCCTGGATCTTTTCGTAGCCGGGTTTTCGCTGCTTGGACAAGGCAAGGTATTCCTTCCGGGCTTTCCGGCGGTAGGTACGCGGTTTTTTGGACCCATGGCCCCGTTTCGCATGCAACCGATCAATCATCGTTTCGAGCTTTTCCCTTGCCTGATTCAAGAGACCGATATCCGTCGGATACGCAATATCGGAAGGGGCGCAGGTGGCATCGATCAGTAGTTTTCCTTGTTTGTAGATGGGGGCTGATTCTTCGGGACGCCGGGCCTCCGGTTTCGCTGCCGGGCTTCCGCTCCCGCCCCTCGGCTCATCGTCATCCGGACCATCCGAATCCTTGGGGTTCGCCGGTTTCCGATGTGCCGCTGTGATGGATTCGTTCACTTGATTCACCAGATCCGCGTTAAAACGCTTCCGGAAATGGGTCAGTGAAGAGGCATGGAACGGCGGGGTTTCCTGAAAAGCGGGAAGCCCGATGAAATATTGCATATAGGGGTTTTCAGTAATCGCTTCTACGGTTTCTCCATCACTCAATCGGAGACGTTCCTTGATGATCAGCGCTCCAAGTGCAAGCTGCACGGTGTACGCCTTACTCCCCTGATTGGGGTCGCCGAGTGACTCGAGATACGCTTCCTCCAGGTCGGCCCAAGGAATGACAGAAGCCATGCGAACCCAACGGTTATCCGGGTTCAAGTGCCCTCCGAACGGCAAAAAGAATTCGTGTGGCAGGATCATTTGTTTGGCGTTGTGTTCATACATGACATGTCCTCCTGTGCAGTGTATTAGTGAGTTTTATTTTTTCGGTATGCACCTGTTTCGACAAAAAAGGCGTCAAACCCTTTATTTATATGGGATTATAAGTTGTTCAGCAATCTCTAATTAAGGAGATGAATGTAAATGAAACCAATCGTATACATAACAAGAAAACTGCCGGAGGAAGCCGTATCACCGCTGCTCGGCCAATTCGAGGTCCGCATGTGGGAATCGGAAAGCGAAGCCGTCCCCCGCGATGTGCTGCTTAAGGAGGCGGCCGAAGCGGATGCCCTGTGGACGGTCGTCACTGATGCTGTGGACCGCGACCTATTGACGGCTGCGCCTCAACTGAAAATCGTCGCCAATATGGCGGTCGGCTACAATAACATTGACACCGCAGTGGCGCAAGAGCGGGGCGTGATCGTTACGAATACGCCAGGCGTTTTGACGGAAACGACGGCGGATTTAACGTTTGCCTTGCTGCTCGCTACGGCGCGCCGATTAGGGGAAGCGGAGCAGGAATTGCGCGCAGGGAAATGGACGTCTTGGACACCGATGGGCTACACCGGGATGGATGTCAGCGGGGCGACGCTTGGCATCATTGGCATGGGAAGGATCGGCGAAGCGGTCGCGCGGCGGGCGAAAGGGTTCGATATGCGGGTGCTCTATCATAATCGGAGCCGGAAACCGGAAGCGGAAGCCACGTTTGGTTTTGAATATGCTGAACTGGATAAACTATTACAAGAGGCCGACTTTGTTGTCACGTTGACTCCTTTCACACCAGAAACAGCGGGGTTGATCGGCGCACGGGAGTTGACGCTGATGAAGAGGACCGCGATTCTCATCAATTCTTCCCGCGGAGGCGTTGTCGATGAAACGGCGCTTTATGAAGCATTGAAAAATGGGGAGATTTGGGCGGCCGGTTTGGACGTCTTTGAAACGGAGCCAGTGCCTGTGGATCATCCGTTACTGTCACTGCCGAACGTCACGGCGTTGCCCCATATCGGAAGCGCTTCTGTGAAAACGCGGCTGGCTATGATGAATTTGAACGCGCAGGCCATCCTCGATTGTTTCGAAGGTCGTGAACCGAAAAATCGAGTAGTCTGATAATGTTCTCACTTCATTATACTCAAGATCCCCAACTTCCATAAATGGCGGGATGGGTCGAAACGCATTTGATAGAAAAGAGGGGATTGCATGAAGGGTTGCATCATACCTTATTTGACATTCCACGGAGAGGCACGGGAAGCGGCGGGATTTTACGCGGATTTATTCGGGCTGACGAATCTTGGCATTCAGCGCTACGGTGATGCGGATTTTCCGTCTCCGCCGGAAGCCGCGGATCTGGTCATTCATTGCCATTTGCAAAAAGGGGATTTTCAGCTGATGCTAGCGGATTCGACGGAGGAGCGGACGCAAGACATGCAGCATGGCTTGTCATTGACCGTCCAATGTGAGGATGACGGGGAAATTCAGCGATTGTATGACGGTCTCCTTGCGGAAGGGACAATGCTCATGGAGTTGCAGGAGACATTTTGGGGTGCCAAATATGCGAAAGTACGGGACAAGTACGGATTCATTTGGGATTTGAGCGCGGAAAAAGAGTGATAGACAGACAGAACGTTTTGGGGAGGGGAATGACATGGTTCGACGAAATGACCCATGCCCGTGCGGCAGTGGGAAAAAGTACAAGCGATGTTGCGGTGCACAAGGGACGGATCTTGTCGAACTCGTTGTGAATGAAGAACTGGATCGGATCCTTTCCGGCTTTTTCAATGAACATCCGCAAGGGGCCGATCGGCAGGCTATGCAGCGCCTGATGCGGGAGTGGAATGAGCGTCTGTCCGGCAGTTGGAGCCAGGAAGATATCGAGGAAGCATCCGGAGAATATTATTTATTCATCAAGAAGCCGGATATTTGGCTGGCCTATTGGAGCCGCCAACTTCAGGAGACGAAGCGGGAATCCGTCCTGTCGGTCTTGAGGGAGTGGGCTCAGCCGCTCCTGCTGCTCGGTGAAATTGCCCGTGCATCGGCCGCTTCCGTCCAAGTGACTGAACTGTTCGGCGGCCGGACATATGAGTTGCGGCGCATTGAAGGGATGCCGGTGGAAGAGGGGACGCTCGTTTTCGGTATCGTCCTGCGGGACCCGCGGCAAGGTACTGATGCCGTCGCCCCGGTGTCTTCGATGATTTTTCTCGCGAGATGGAGCAAACAGACGAAATCTTCCTTATTGGAACTGAGAGAGCGGGAACGGGAGAAGCCGGATGATCAATTCATCGCTGACCATGCACTCGATATTTATGAGCTGTTCATTAAACGAAGTGTTGCCACCCTGAATGAGATAGTCGAGGAGGTGCTGTTGCCTTCCCAGCTGCAGGCCCTTTCCGCCCTGGATACCGTCCTCCGCGATTCGGCGCAACCTGCGGAGACGAGAGAAATGTTACATAAGCTTGCGGTCGCCTATTTTATGAATGAACCGCAGGATGTGGAAACCGAAGACGAGTTCTTGATAGCCATTATGAAGCTCGGTGTGGAAATCGGATTGTTGGAAGGGACGGCAGGTGAATTCGAAAACAGGGAAGAGACGCCTCAGACCGCCCGATATTTCGAGGAATTGGCTTCGCTATATTCTGAAATGCTCGGGAGCGCGGAAGAACCGGAAGTTGCTCGGGAGTATGAGATCGGCACGGACCCTCGACCGACGGAAAAAGGTCTATGGGAAACCGCGATGACGACAGGCGGTGTTGTGGAGCCGGGCCGCAAGCCGGGAGTGGACGGCAGCCGTGCTCAACTGCTTGCGTACGAAGCGTGTGCGGCAGAGTCGGAAGAACAACGGATTCAATTGGCGATGAGCGCCGCCACCATCGACCCTTCCTGCCCGGACGTCCTTCTATTGCAAGCTGAACGGGAATCTGATCCCGCTAAAGCGTCCAAACTCTACGAAAAAGCGATCCAGGAAGCATCCCGCGTGTTCGAACCGGGCGAAAATCCGTGGATGAACATCCCGAACCGTCCGTTCATGCGTGCGGCTTTCGCGTATGGGGTGCATTTATTCGAAAGGAAGGAGTTCGACGAAGCGGCTGCCATCTTCATGGACTTGCTAAGGATGAACCGGACGGATAATCAAGGCGCCCGCTATGAAGCGGTTGCATCCCTGATCCATGCGGAGCGTTACCGGGAAGCAGCGGAAATCATGGTCCGTTACGAGAAGGGCTCCCGGAACGATGCGGCGTATTTGTACCTTGATTGGAAATTGGAACATGAAGCGTCTGGCGGGAAATCCGAATCGGCGGAGGAGATGCTGGAGTCGGCCAAGCAGGCGAACAGCCATGTGATGCACTTGATGCTGTTCAAAGCAGAGACCATCCCGTATCCGAGACATATGAAAATCATCCCGGGCGGTGAAGAGGAAGCACGGTATATTTGGAAGCTGCTCAAAGGATGAGCGGGAGGAAAGTAAGTGACGGATATTCGCCCACCCCGGAGAGGTGCCAGGTACTGCCACCATTCGCACCCTTTGCGAATTGGGGCAGTACCTGGCACCAAACGGAATTGAAAGACGAGCAACACCTGGCATCAGAGAAAAAGCACCGGAATCCCTTTGGAAAAAGGATTGCCGGTGCTTTTATCATTTTCCGCCTAACAGGTTGAATAGTCCGCCTGCAACACTGCCTTCATCGCGGGAACCGCCTCCCGGAGTTTGCGGAGCTGCTGCGAACACCCGGCTGGCGAGTCTGGAGAATGGCAACGATTGGATCCAAACGGTTCCCGGTCCGCGCAAGGTGGCGAAAAACAGGCCTTCTCCGCCGAATAATGCGGTTTTCACGCCTTTCACCATCTCGATATTATAATCGATATCCCGGGTCATGGCGACGAGGCAGCCGGTATCGACGCGCAGCGTCTCGCCCGGAGCAAGCCGTTTCTCAATAATCGTGCCGCCCGCGTGGACGAACGTCATGCCGTCGCCTTCCAGCTTCTGCATGATGAACCCTTCCCCGCCGAAAAAGCCCGCACCCAATTTACGCTGGAACTCGATCCCGACGGATACACCCTTCGCTGCTGCCAGGAACGCGTCTTTCTGGCAAATGATCTTGCCGTCGTATTGGCTCAGATCAAGAGGGATGATCTTCCCGGGATAAGGGGAGGCGAAAGAAACATGCTTCTTGCCTGTCCCTACATTCGTGAACGTCGTCATGAAAAGACTTTCCCCGGTTAACAGCCTTTTTCCGGCCCCCACCAATTTCCCCATCAATCCGCTGCTGCTGCCACCTGAGGAGCCGTCGCCGAAAATGGTTTCCATTTCAATGCCGTCTTCCATCATCATGAGTGCGCCGGCTTCTGCCACTACCGTTTCATGGGGATCCAGTTCGACTTCGACGAACTGCATGTCATCCCCGTAAAGTTTGTAGTCAATTTCGTGATTGTTCATATGCGTCCTCCCGTATACTTTATTTTCCAACTACTTAGTATACGTGGGGAATGTGGAAAAGCTTCATAAAATTACGCTAGCGGAGAAATTTTTTCGCCAAGTCCAGATACTTCCAAAAGTATGATAGGAGCTCATTTGCCTCCGGTTCATGCCGGGTTTCATTGAAAGTTTCCCGGAAGGAGCGGGCCACCGTTTCCAGAATGAACAA from Bacillus sp. OxB-1 encodes:
- a CDS encoding BMC domain-containing protein; the encoded protein is MNREGTALGMVETKGLVGAVEAADAMVKAASVNLVGKVHVGGGIVTVMVRGDVGAVKAATDAGAAAAQRVGELLSVHVIPRPHNELEMILPKLDN
- the pduL gene encoding phosphate propanoyltransferase; this translates as MDQQLIEQIVGEVLGQLAKGQQELPANTIPIAVSARHLHLSPQHVETLFGKGYELTQRSELSQPGQFAANETVVIAGPKGSISNVRVLGPTRPQTQVEISWTDAMKIGVRPPIRESGDINGSAPITIIGPQGSLFLEEGLIIAQSHIHMSPSDANRLDVQDGEVVTVEVDGIRPIAYRNVKIRVSDRYRLEMHIDTDEANAGFISKGANGRLVKSGQPSVPTNVERPVSTPTKTVYEFGKKLLTNDDVRAIEEPEILLEKGTIVTALARDTARELGKSISFRK
- a CDS encoding EutN/CcmL family microcompartment protein; the protein is MRMGKVIGNVWATRKEEGLQGLKLLVIQPVDGYGRPIRTHFVAADRIGAGIGDHVLITSGGSSRFIDRDNPVPIDAVVVGIIDSTEVERGESDESSDRND
- a CDS encoding BMC domain-containing protein — its product is MSQAIGMIETKGLVGSIEAADAMIKASNVRLVKQEFIDGGLVTVIVQGDVGAVQAAVDAGRDAANRVGELVGSHVIPRPDGTVYDMVKPSDPAPPQIEKPQKAKAAVKKDSAPKSPEA
- the mdh gene encoding malate dehydrogenase, which encodes MAFRRPKIAVIGAGYTGATVALLVAQKELGDVVLVDIPEQEGPVKGKALDMLQAGAVQRFNSKISGTSDYGQIQDADMVIITAGIARKPGMSRDDLVNTNAKIMRAVSEQVRRYAPDSIILILSNPVDAMTYVCYKTTGFPKHRVIGQSGVLDTARFNTFVAEELNISVEDISGFVLGGHGDDMVPLVRYSYAGGIPLENIIPKERLDAIVARTRKGGGEIVSLLGNGSAYYAPAASLVEMAEAIILDKKRILPAIAYLEGEYGYSDLYVGVPTVLGGNGLESIIELPLTEEEKSAFAQSVESVRSVIEICKN
- a CDS encoding IS5 family transposase — protein: MYEHNAKQMILPHEFFLPFGGHLNPDNRWVRMASVIPWADLEEAYLESLGDPNQGSKAYTVQLALGALIIKERLRLSDGETVEAITENPYMQYFIGLPAFQETPPFHASSLTHFRKRFNADLVNQVNESITAAHRKPANPKDSDGPDDDEPRGGSGSPAAKPEARRPEESAPIYKQGKLLIDATCAPSDIAYPTDIGLLNQAREKLETMIDRLHAKRGHGSKKPRTYRRKARKEYLALSKQRKPGYEKIQACLKGQLSYVRRDLKHVEDLANEVGLDRLTRAQYKDLLVIQELFRQQTILFEGDTHSIQDRVVSIAQPYIRPIVRGKAKASVEFGAKLSVSLVDGYAYLETLQWDAYNEGTLLKDAILAYKERFGHYPEAVLADTIYRTRDNRKFCQELGIRLSGPKLGRPAKDQHVRAEQKKLEKQDHGERNAIEGKFGEGKRAYGLGLIRTRLQTTSETTIALQLVIMNLEKILRDTFLSFFLHSIEKSERLFSKKLILKVA
- a CDS encoding 2-hydroxyacid dehydrogenase, with the translated sequence MKPIVYITRKLPEEAVSPLLGQFEVRMWESESEAVPRDVLLKEAAEADALWTVVTDAVDRDLLTAAPQLKIVANMAVGYNNIDTAVAQERGVIVTNTPGVLTETTADLTFALLLATARRLGEAEQELRAGKWTSWTPMGYTGMDVSGATLGIIGMGRIGEAVARRAKGFDMRVLYHNRSRKPEAEATFGFEYAELDKLLQEADFVVTLTPFTPETAGLIGARELTLMKRTAILINSSRGGVVDETALYEALKNGEIWAAGLDVFETEPVPVDHPLLSLPNVTALPHIGSASVKTRLAMMNLNAQAILDCFEGREPKNRVV
- a CDS encoding VOC family protein, encoding MKGCIIPYLTFHGEAREAAGFYADLFGLTNLGIQRYGDADFPSPPEAADLVIHCHLQKGDFQLMLADSTEERTQDMQHGLSLTVQCEDDGEIQRLYDGLLAEGTMLMELQETFWGAKYAKVRDKYGFIWDLSAEKE
- a CDS encoding SEC-C domain-containing protein, with the protein product MVRRNDPCPCGSGKKYKRCCGAQGTDLVELVVNEELDRILSGFFNEHPQGADRQAMQRLMREWNERLSGSWSQEDIEEASGEYYLFIKKPDIWLAYWSRQLQETKRESVLSVLREWAQPLLLLGEIARASAASVQVTELFGGRTYELRRIEGMPVEEGTLVFGIVLRDPRQGTDAVAPVSSMIFLARWSKQTKSSLLELREREREKPDDQFIADHALDIYELFIKRSVATLNEIVEEVLLPSQLQALSALDTVLRDSAQPAETREMLHKLAVAYFMNEPQDVETEDEFLIAIMKLGVEIGLLEGTAGEFENREETPQTARYFEELASLYSEMLGSAEEPEVAREYEIGTDPRPTEKGLWETAMTTGGVVEPGRKPGVDGSRAQLLAYEACAAESEEQRIQLAMSAATIDPSCPDVLLLQAERESDPAKASKLYEKAIQEASRVFEPGENPWMNIPNRPFMRAAFAYGVHLFERKEFDEAAAIFMDLLRMNRTDNQGARYEAVASLIHAERYREAAEIMVRYEKGSRNDAAYLYLDWKLEHEASGGKSESAEEMLESAKQANSHVMHLMLFKAETIPYPRHMKIIPGGEEEARYIWKLLKG
- a CDS encoding TIGR00266 family protein; its protein translation is MNNHEIDYKLYGDDMQFVEVELDPHETVVAEAGALMMMEDGIEMETIFGDGSSGGSSSGLMGKLVGAGKRLLTGESLFMTTFTNVGTGKKHVSFASPYPGKIIPLDLSQYDGKIICQKDAFLAAAKGVSVGIEFQRKLGAGFFGGEGFIMQKLEGDGMTFVHAGGTIIEKRLAPGETLRVDTGCLVAMTRDIDYNIEMVKGVKTALFGGEGLFFATLRGPGTVWIQSLPFSRLASRVFAAAPQTPGGGSRDEGSVAGGLFNLLGGK